In Solobacterium moorei, a single genomic region encodes these proteins:
- a CDS encoding phosphoglycerate kinase: MSKVTVKDLDVKGKHVIVRVDFNVPHKGNVITDDNRVRAALPTINYLTEHGAKVLLLSHLGKIKTEEDYAKNDMSIVADCLASLQSAPVKFVNATRGAELEEAVAAQEEGSIVLMQNTRYEKGETKNDEELGKYWASLGDLFVEDAFGSVHRAHASTVGIPTHIPSALGFLVEKEVSVLGKAVNDPQRPFVAILGGAKVSDKIGVIENLLKIADKVLIGGGMAYTFSAAKGGKIGTSLLEADKMELANEFMNKGEGKLFLPVDTVVANDFSNPTEIKTVVAGEIPDGFMGLDIGPESVKKFQGELVGAKTVFWNGPMGVFEDERFAKGTIAICETLANLEGATTIIGGGDSASAAKNLGFAEKFSHISTGGGASLEYMEGKELPGIAIIPEK; the protein is encoded by the coding sequence ATGTCTAAAGTTACTGTAAAAGACCTAGATGTTAAAGGAAAACACGTCATTGTTCGTGTTGACTTCAACGTTCCACACAAGGGAAATGTAATCACAGATGATAATCGTGTTCGTGCAGCATTGCCAACAATTAATTATCTTACAGAGCATGGAGCAAAAGTATTACTTTTGAGCCACTTAGGTAAGATTAAGACTGAAGAGGACTATGCAAAGAATGATATGTCTATCGTTGCAGATTGCTTAGCTTCATTGCAGAGTGCACCTGTAAAGTTTGTAAATGCTACTCGTGGTGCTGAACTTGAAGAAGCAGTTGCTGCTCAGGAAGAGGGTTCTATCGTACTGATGCAGAACACTCGTTATGAGAAGGGCGAAACAAAGAATGATGAAGAGTTAGGCAAATACTGGGCTTCATTAGGAGATTTATTTGTAGAAGATGCATTTGGTTCTGTACACAGAGCTCATGCGTCAACAGTTGGTATTCCAACACATATTCCTTCAGCTTTAGGTTTCTTAGTTGAAAAGGAAGTTAGTGTTTTAGGTAAGGCAGTTAATGATCCACAAAGACCATTCGTTGCTATCTTAGGTGGTGCGAAGGTTTCTGATAAGATCGGCGTTATCGAAAACTTATTGAAGATTGCTGATAAGGTATTAATCGGTGGAGGAATGGCTTATACATTCTCAGCTGCTAAGGGTGGCAAGATTGGTACATCTCTATTAGAAGCTGACAAAATGGAATTAGCGAATGAATTCATGAACAAGGGCGAAGGTAAGTTATTCTTACCTGTAGATACAGTTGTAGCAAATGACTTCTCTAACCCAACAGAAATCAAGACTGTCGTTGCTGGAGAAATCCCAGATGGCTTTATGGGCTTAGATATCGGTCCTGAATCTGTTAAGAAGTTCCAGGGTGAATTAGTTGGTGCTAAGACAGTATTCTGGAACGGACCAATGGGTGTATTTGAAGATGAAAGATTTGCTAAGGGTACAATCGCTATCTGCGAAACATTAGCTAACCTTGAAGGTGCTACAACAATTATCGGTGGTGGTGATTCTGCTTCTGCTGCTAAGAACTTAGGTTTCGCAGAGAAGTTCAGCCACATCTCTACAGGTGGTGGAGCATCTCTAGAATATATGGAAGGAAAGGAACTCCCAGGAATCGCTATTATTCCTGAGAAGTAA
- a CDS encoding HAD family hydrolase, which produces MKKAILFDLDGTLLPMDQDIFIQTYFGLIAKRMARLGYKPEELIHTIWKGISAVIKNDGALTNEDVFWKCFSEVYGDEQTKNDRTKFDDFYREDFPKVQNTCGFQPFAKEMIQYAKQQGYRVVLATNPLFPRIATEERIRWTGLMPSDFELVTTYENSHACKPNLLYYQEILDTLGLEASECLMVSNDVGEDGVVKQLGMDIFYITDCLINPNGIDIEHELHGNFEDLKEYIRRA; this is translated from the coding sequence ATGAAGAAAGCAATACTCTTTGATCTAGATGGTACATTACTACCAATGGATCAGGATATATTTATACAGACGTATTTTGGACTAATAGCTAAGAGGATGGCTAGGCTTGGGTATAAGCCGGAGGAGTTGATTCATACAATTTGGAAGGGTATTAGTGCAGTCATTAAAAATGATGGAGCGCTAACAAACGAAGATGTGTTCTGGAAGTGCTTTTCTGAAGTGTATGGTGATGAGCAGACAAAGAATGACCGTACGAAATTTGACGATTTCTATCGTGAAGATTTCCCTAAGGTACAGAATACTTGCGGTTTTCAACCGTTTGCCAAAGAAATGATTCAATATGCAAAGCAGCAGGGATATAGAGTTGTGCTTGCAACGAATCCTTTGTTTCCTAGAATTGCAACAGAGGAAAGAATTCGTTGGACAGGGCTAATGCCAAGTGATTTTGAGCTGGTTACTACTTATGAAAATAGTCATGCATGCAAGCCTAATCTTTTATATTATCAAGAGATACTAGATACTTTAGGTTTAGAGGCTAGTGAATGCTTGATGGTTAGTAATGATGTTGGTGAAGATGGTGTGGTGAAGCAATTAGGTATGGATATCTTTTATATCACGGACTGTTTGATCAATCCGAATGGGATTGACATTGAGCATGAATTACATGGAAATTTTGAGGATTTGAAGGAGTATATTCGAAGGGCTTAA
- a CDS encoding ATP-binding cassette domain-containing protein, translated as MKIIVSHFIEATEKFKLSFCKSFLMTVLVSLANLATIIYFRLILNHISTSSTEIIKYLIILCLLLVFTSFINVLWSISLDKFGGEYIAYLVHQCQTSIYNTKFENVDSSKISHALYNDILNIFRVVGNFIPSLLCSVMLIILLLILSITIDLFISLFLLFSIIVGIMISYISRKIIVESSTSTNQKLKEYYNTLHEYTDKVEYIKTNNLLSYFVNLTQTKITNFISSSVKEDKKIYFFSTFTQNYNSLMQFILSMFLSLPVYQNSLPNLAFYIILFNFLMSQGQRMELLFQQINRNKVCFTNISEIRNLPVHKGDKLITDITAIELKDISFSYPNKSKNILDHFSLQLMKGDFALVKGTNGVGKTTLFRILLNQYSPTLGEVLINNEKLDSYSMSSYYDSIAYISQHEPVLNTSIKKYLEEISHSTVKPDTVDQIISRLQMSNLHHINESELSGGEKKKVLLSKLMSLEDKVSLILIDEVDAELDAETKDKFYSHLNDLASNQDKIILVIQHNDTSLLNYNKTISF; from the coding sequence ATGAAGATAATTGTTTCACATTTTATAGAAGCCACAGAGAAGTTCAAATTGTCATTCTGCAAATCTTTTCTAATGACAGTGCTAGTATCCCTTGCAAATCTAGCAACCATCATCTACTTTAGACTCATTTTAAATCATATCTCCACAAGCTCAACCGAGATAATTAAATACTTAATTATTTTATGTCTATTGTTAGTATTCACTTCATTCATCAATGTTTTATGGTCAATCTCTTTAGATAAATTTGGTGGAGAGTATATTGCCTATTTGGTCCATCAATGTCAAACGTCGATTTATAACACAAAATTTGAAAATGTTGATTCATCAAAAATTAGTCATGCTTTGTACAATGATATTCTGAATATTTTCCGCGTTGTAGGGAATTTTATTCCATCATTGCTTTGCTCTGTTATGCTTATCATTTTGCTTCTAATTTTATCTATTACCATTGATCTTTTTATATCCTTATTTCTACTCTTCTCCATCATTGTAGGAATTATGATTTCGTATATCTCTAGAAAAATCATTGTAGAATCATCAACATCTACAAACCAAAAATTAAAAGAATACTATAACACCCTACATGAATATACTGATAAAGTTGAATACATAAAAACAAATAATCTATTATCCTACTTTGTAAACCTTACTCAAACTAAAATAACCAATTTCATATCTTCTTCCGTAAAAGAAGACAAGAAGATTTATTTCTTCAGTACATTCACGCAAAACTATAATTCATTGATGCAATTTATTTTATCAATGTTTCTGTCACTACCCGTTTACCAAAACTCATTACCAAATCTAGCGTTCTATATTATTCTATTTAACTTCCTAATGTCACAAGGCCAAAGAATGGAACTGCTATTCCAGCAAATTAATAGAAACAAAGTATGCTTTACCAATATTTCAGAAATCCGAAATCTTCCAGTACACAAGGGAGATAAACTTATTACTGATATTACTGCAATTGAATTAAAAGATATTTCATTTTCGTATCCAAATAAGTCAAAAAATATTCTTGATCACTTTTCTCTTCAATTAATGAAAGGAGATTTCGCACTAGTCAAGGGAACTAATGGTGTTGGTAAAACAACCCTGTTTCGAATTCTACTTAATCAATACTCTCCTACATTAGGAGAAGTATTGATTAACAATGAAAAACTTGATTCTTATAGTATGTCTTCTTATTACGATAGTATCGCTTATATCAGCCAACATGAGCCCGTATTGAATACATCAATCAAAAAATACTTAGAGGAAATTTCACATTCTACCGTCAAACCCGATACAGTAGATCAAATTATCTCTAGATTGCAAATGTCCAATCTACATCACATTAATGAAAGCGAACTTTCCGGTGGTGAGAAGAAAAAAGTATTACTGTCAAAATTAATGTCCTTAGAAGATAAAGTATCTTTAATTTTGATAGATGAAGTGGATGCTGAACTAGATGCAGAAACAAAAGATAAATTCTATTCGCACTTAAATGATCTAGCATCTAACCAAGATAAGATAATTCTTGTAATCCAGCATAATGACACAAGTCTACTGAATTATAATAAAACGATATCATTCTAA
- the glgA gene encoding glycogen synthase GlgA codes for MSRSVLFVAGEGLPFIKTGGLADVIGSLPRTLAKRGHDVRVALPLYKKIIEKHYDKLERLGTIQVRSGWIDQPATFYRCDVDGVVYYFVEHQGYFERDGLYGYEDDGERFAFFQRAVLDMIYFINWWPNIIHENDWQTGMMPLIAHACYADDYRYQQIKHVYTIHNMAFQGNFGVEMMESCLGLDYSYFDNGSIKFDTGISFMKAAIVYADKITTVSPTYAEEILTQTYGERMDSVLRYRRGDLWGIVNGIDTVDWNPKTDKHLAKNFDIRNYVSGKKENKKALQETLGLEVKSDVALIGIVSRLTEQKGMYMITEKLREIMDQNVQFVILGTGEANAENAFKWLESEYKGRAVYYCGYNEDLAHLIYAGCDMFFMPSIYEPCGIGQLIAMHYGTLPIVRETGGLKDTVHPYNQYTGEGNGFSFWAANPNDMMYTLRYALEQYYNNKTGWKGLVKSAMNTDVSWEQSANQYEQLYYSICNWD; via the coding sequence ATGAGTAGATCTGTATTGTTTGTGGCAGGAGAGGGCTTACCATTTATCAAAACGGGAGGTTTAGCAGATGTTATTGGTAGTTTACCAAGAACATTAGCAAAGCGTGGACATGATGTACGTGTTGCCTTGCCTTTATACAAAAAAATTATTGAGAAACATTACGATAAGCTAGAAAGACTTGGCACAATCCAAGTTCGTTCTGGATGGATTGACCAACCAGCAACTTTCTATCGTTGTGATGTAGATGGGGTTGTATATTACTTTGTTGAACATCAAGGATATTTCGAAAGAGATGGTTTATATGGCTATGAGGATGATGGCGAAAGATTTGCTTTCTTCCAACGTGCTGTATTAGATATGATTTATTTCATTAACTGGTGGCCGAATATCATTCATGAAAATGACTGGCAGACGGGTATGATGCCATTAATTGCGCATGCATGTTATGCGGATGACTATCGTTATCAACAAATCAAGCATGTCTACACAATTCACAACATGGCATTCCAAGGTAACTTTGGCGTTGAAATGATGGAGAGTTGTCTGGGACTGGATTACAGTTATTTCGATAATGGTTCCATCAAGTTTGATACAGGTATCAGTTTTATGAAGGCTGCGATTGTATATGCAGACAAGATTACAACAGTATCTCCAACATACGCTGAAGAGATTTTGACACAAACCTATGGCGAACGTATGGATTCTGTACTACGCTACCGTCGTGGAGACCTTTGGGGTATCGTAAATGGTATTGATACTGTAGATTGGAATCCAAAGACGGATAAGCATCTTGCAAAGAACTTTGATATTAGAAACTATGTTTCTGGCAAGAAGGAGAACAAGAAGGCTCTACAGGAAACACTTGGCTTAGAAGTGAAGAGTGATGTTGCACTTATCGGTATCGTATCTCGACTAACAGAACAAAAGGGAATGTATATGATCACAGAGAAGTTACGTGAGATTATGGATCAAAATGTTCAATTTGTTATTCTTGGTACAGGTGAAGCAAATGCAGAGAATGCATTTAAGTGGTTAGAGTCTGAATATAAAGGTAGAGCAGTATACTACTGTGGCTATAACGAAGATCTTGCACACCTTATCTATGCGGGTTGTGATATGTTCTTCATGCCTTCCATCTATGAACCATGTGGAATTGGTCAGTTAATTGCCATGCATTATGGCACACTTCCAATCGTACGTGAAACAGGTGGTCTAAAGGATACGGTTCATCCATATAATCAATATACAGGTGAAGGTAATGGCTTTAGTTTTTGGGCCGCGAATCCAAATGACATGATGTACACACTACGTTATGCATTGGAACAGTATTACAACAATAAGACCGGATGGAAGGGCTTAGTGAAGAGTGCAATGAATACTGATGTAAGCTGGGAACAAAGTGCGAATCAGTATGAACAGTTGTATTACTCAATTTGTAACTGGGACTAG